Proteins from one Lachnospiraceae bacterium KGMB03038 genomic window:
- a CDS encoding GntR family transcriptional regulator — MESNFNVSMNEYLPLRDVVFNTLRQAILRGELKPGERLMEIQLANKLGVSRTPVREAIRKLELEGLVLMIPRKGAEVADISEKSLRDVLEVREALEELAVRLACDKITKEGIEELKKAAQDFRKVLKSHDITEIAEADVRFHDVICIITENQKLVQLLNNLREQMYRYRIEYLKDPEIYEKLLDEHEEIIRHIEKGEKEEAAKVVSQHIENQAQAVTDVIRTKKN, encoded by the coding sequence TACACTCAGACAAGCGATCCTGCGGGGAGAACTGAAGCCGGGAGAGCGGTTGATGGAGATCCAGCTTGCCAACAAACTGGGAGTGAGCCGCACACCGGTGCGGGAAGCGATCCGCAAGCTGGAGCTGGAAGGATTAGTGCTGATGATCCCGCGAAAAGGCGCGGAAGTGGCGGATATTTCGGAGAAAAGTCTGCGGGATGTCCTGGAAGTGAGGGAAGCGCTGGAAGAACTGGCGGTGCGGCTGGCCTGCGATAAGATTACGAAAGAGGGGATCGAGGAACTTAAGAAGGCGGCCCAGGATTTCAGAAAAGTACTTAAAAGTCATGATATTACAGAAATCGCGGAGGCAGACGTGCGGTTTCATGATGTGATCTGTATCATTACAGAGAACCAGAAACTGGTCCAGCTTCTGAATAATCTGCGGGAACAAATGTACCGTTACCGCATCGAGTATCTGAAAGACCCGGAAATTTATGAAAAGCTTCTGGATGAGCATGAGGAGATCATCCGGCATATTGAGAAGGGCGAGAAAGAAGAGGCCGCCAAAGTGGTCTCGCAGCATATTGAGAACCAGGCTCAGGCGGTCACGGATGTGATCCGAACGAAAAAGAATTAA